The Salegentibacter mishustinae genomic interval CCACGCAATATAATCTCGCCCTTTAAATGAAGTTTTAGCTTTCTGAACTTTATAATCTTTGATCGACTTAGTTACGGGCAAGATTTCCCATTCAAATTGATCTAATTTTTCTGAATAATAGAAACGATCGTTCATTTTTGGAATTTTGAGGGTATAAAAAATCTTCCCAGTTTCTGGCTCTTTTATAATTTGATAATGAAATTCACTTACCACCTGGGGAGATGTACTACCACTATTCCCACTAATTTCGTAAGTTTTTGAAAGGGTCACCGCCCGACTGGAAAATTTGGAAAGCTCGTCTCCGGCAAACAGGATCATATACTCCGATTTCGATTCATCCAGATTGGTAGAGTCTAACTTATAAGTGAGTTTGTAAGTTACCTTATATTCAAATTTATCGCTGAGTTTTTGGGCACTGCAGATTGCTGTAAACAATATAAGTAGAAATGTCAAGCAGGCTTGTTGCATAATTTAGGCTACTCTAATTCTATAGGGTTGTTTTCTTTTTTTAATTCTTCGCGATGTTCCCTTAATAATTTCTCTTTTTGACCGGGCTGAAAACCCATTGTAATTCCAGAATTTTCCATTTTTATAAAGGGATTTTCAGCATACTCCTGTTTTATTTGCAGGAATCGTTCTCTACTAACCTCCAAATAATCTTCTGGATCAAACTCTATAAAAATTTCATCGTTCAATTCTTTGAAACCGTTGAGTTTAAAAGTGTAATAATCGTCATTATCTGAAATTTCCAGGATTAGGCCCGGTAAGCCACGAAATTTATATGGCCCTTCTGAAATAGGTATCTCAGTAGTAAACCAAGCTGTATAATCCCTTCCCGAAAAACTTGCTTTTGCCCTTTGTGCCACAAAACCGGCTACTTCTTTAGTCTCGTGCAAAATTTCCCAATTCAAATCATCAATATCCTGTGTATACCGGTAATTATCCTTAATAATTTTCTCTGTAAAAGAAACCTGTGCTGAGTTCTGTCTCTTGAAAACATAAAAATTTAATGCCGACATTGGCATTTTGGATCTCATTTCATTAAAACTTTGTTGGGTTCGTTCGCGATCT includes:
- a CDS encoding GLPGLI family protein; its protein translation is MKQFYIPFIFLLISSLVPAQELTDKFKYKATYDLTWQIDSTNSESIQNETMVLFIGDKISRFSSEGQYIADSIKEAYKDRERTQQSFNEMRSKMPMSALNFYVFKRQNSAQVSFTEKIIKDNYRYTQDIDDLNWEILHETKEVAGFVAQRAKASFSGRDYTAWFTTEIPISEGPYKFRGLPGLILEISDNDDYYTFKLNGFKELNDEIFIEFDPEDYLEVSRERFLQIKQEYAENPFIKMENSGITMGFQPGQKEKLLREHREELKKENNPIELE
- a CDS encoding GLPGLI family protein, whose protein sequence is MQQACLTFLLILFTAICSAQKLSDKFEYKVTYKLTYKLDSTNLDESKSEYMILFAGDELSKFSSRAVTLSKTYEISGNSGSTSPQVVSEFHYQIIKEPETGKIFYTLKIPKMNDRFYYSEKLDQFEWEILPVTKSIKDYKVQKAKTSFKGRDYIAWFTPEIPISEGPYKFNGLPGLILEIADTEKHWNFEFFGLEELSPKISYKTNLKMYAETERNELQDLWKQYKSDPMTYAGQAADMNSEVHKEYKRIFTEIEESKNNRLELK